Proteins encoded together in one Deinococcus hopiensis KR-140 window:
- a CDS encoding hybrid sensor histidine kinase/response regulator has protein sequence MSSSSPNRDHALPQEGQTLHILHLEDNELDHELVALSLDGELPWPVEIERAEDEAGFLNALTARPPHIVLSDFALPGYDGLSAYHAVQARAPHLPFIIVTGAMGEEVAVDTLRQGVTDYILKGRLERLAPSVKRAIAEADARDQRERAEQEVRKLNLSLQVRLEEVERLRGIAEAQRQRLELQAQQLEEALQLQKTFLAETSHELRTPLTALLGYLRRAEREVGGSQTLLDAQRVAENMTRLVNDLLQLSRGELVPSIETHFVNLGRIVRHVGRDYGVAAESPDMEIVGDPGRLTQVFVNLVTNAVRVCGSAELVQLRGWQNGAGDACVDVVDRGPGVPDHIKPRIFDKFYRGKEAGSAGLGLTIAQQVVHSHGGTLEVLDTPGGGATFRVCLPLPAEDDDEFEVDADLS, from the coding sequence ATGAGTTCCAGTTCTCCGAACCGCGATCACGCCCTGCCGCAGGAGGGCCAGACCCTGCATATCCTGCACCTCGAGGACAACGAACTCGACCACGAACTCGTGGCCCTGAGCCTCGACGGCGAACTGCCCTGGCCGGTGGAGATCGAGCGCGCCGAGGACGAGGCGGGGTTTCTGAACGCCCTCACCGCGCGCCCGCCGCACATCGTCTTGAGCGACTTCGCGCTGCCCGGTTACGACGGCCTGTCGGCCTACCACGCCGTGCAGGCCCGCGCCCCCCATCTGCCCTTCATCATCGTGACGGGCGCGATGGGGGAAGAGGTGGCGGTGGACACCCTGCGCCAGGGCGTGACCGACTACATCCTCAAGGGCCGCCTGGAACGCCTCGCGCCGAGCGTGAAGCGTGCCATCGCCGAGGCCGACGCCCGCGATCAGCGTGAGCGTGCCGAGCAGGAGGTCCGCAAGCTCAACCTGTCGCTGCAGGTCCGGCTGGAGGAGGTCGAGCGGTTGCGCGGCATCGCCGAGGCCCAGCGTCAGCGCCTGGAGTTGCAGGCCCAGCAGCTCGAAGAGGCCCTGCAACTCCAGAAGACGTTTCTGGCCGAGACCAGCCACGAGCTGCGCACGCCCCTGACTGCCCTGCTGGGCTACCTGCGCCGCGCCGAGCGCGAGGTGGGCGGCTCACAGACCCTGCTGGACGCCCAAAGGGTCGCCGAGAACATGACCCGGCTGGTCAACGACCTCTTGCAGCTCTCGCGCGGCGAACTCGTGCCCAGCATCGAGACGCACTTCGTCAACCTGGGCCGTATTGTGCGGCACGTGGGGCGCGACTACGGGGTGGCCGCCGAGTCGCCCGATATGGAGATCGTGGGCGATCCAGGGCGGCTCACGCAGGTGTTTGTCAACCTCGTCACCAATGCGGTGCGGGTGTGCGGCTCGGCGGAGCTGGTGCAGTTGCGCGGCTGGCAGAACGGGGCGGGCGACGCCTGTGTGGACGTGGTGGACCGGGGGCCCGGCGTGCCGGACCACATCAAGCCGCGCATCTTCGACAAGTTCTACCGGGGGAAGGAGGCGGGCTCGGCCGGCCTGGGCTTAACCATCGCGCAGCAGGTGGTCCACTCCCACGGCGGTACGTTGGAGGTGCTGGACACCCCAGGCGGCGGGGCCACCTTCCGGGTGTGCCTCCCGCTGCCCGCCGAGGACGACGACGAGTTTGAGGTGGACGCGGACCTGTCGTAA
- a CDS encoding C40 family peptidase, translating into MKAMRPLLIALALASTGASAATYTVRSGDTLSKIAAANRMEPAALMRLNRLSSTTIAVGQKLNLGGAATAQPPTSRLNTAAPVSRGGAFVRTAATRFLGIRYAMGGVGGGGIDCSGFTMQVFAQMGVRLPHSAIGQWNMGRAVSSRNLQPGDLVFFNTMGRGVSHVGVYVGDGMMANANSYHGRTIIEPMLGNPYWASRFMGARRVMG; encoded by the coding sequence ATGAAAGCCATGCGTCCCCTTCTGATTGCCCTCGCCCTCGCGTCCACCGGAGCCAGCGCCGCCACCTACACCGTCAGATCCGGTGACACGCTGTCCAAAATCGCTGCCGCGAACCGGATGGAGCCCGCTGCCCTGATGCGCCTCAACCGGCTGAGCAGCACCACCATCGCCGTAGGCCAGAAACTCAACCTGGGCGGCGCGGCCACCGCGCAGCCCCCGACCTCGCGCCTGAACACGGCCGCCCCCGTCTCCCGAGGCGGCGCCTTCGTTCGCACGGCGGCCACGCGCTTCCTGGGCATCCGCTACGCGATGGGCGGCGTGGGCGGCGGCGGCATCGACTGCTCGGGCTTCACCATGCAGGTCTTCGCGCAGATGGGCGTTCGCCTGCCCCACAGCGCCATCGGCCAGTGGAACATGGGCCGCGCGGTCAGCAGCCGAAACCTGCAACCCGGCGACCTGGTCTTTTTCAACACGATGGGCCGCGGCGTGAGCCACGTGGGCGTCTACGTCGGCGACGGCATGATGGCCAACGCGAACAGCTACCACGGGCGTACCATCATTGAGCCCATGCTGGGCAACCCCTACTGGGCCAGCCGCTTTATGGGTGCCCGCCGCGTTATGGGTTGA
- a CDS encoding OsmC family protein, whose amino-acid sequence MTPSDVNTALLNPNVKTMHVTWLGEQRYVGVSASGHQLLIDNSPVKVGVSPMEALLGALATCTAYDVVEVMKKRRTPLSRYRIEVEGERAETTPKRYTRIVVRHIASGEGVTQEALDRAAHLSHEKYCSVAASLNSEVVLETRVEEMTATASV is encoded by the coding sequence ATGACCCCATCCGACGTCAATACCGCCCTTCTCAACCCCAACGTCAAGACCATGCACGTCACCTGGCTGGGCGAGCAGCGCTATGTGGGCGTGTCGGCCAGTGGGCACCAGCTGCTGATTGACAACAGTCCCGTCAAGGTGGGCGTGTCGCCGATGGAGGCCCTGCTGGGCGCGCTTGCCACCTGCACCGCCTACGACGTGGTGGAGGTGATGAAAAAGCGCCGCACGCCCCTGAGCAGGTACCGCATCGAGGTGGAGGGCGAGCGGGCCGAGACCACCCCGAAGCGGTACACCCGCATCGTGGTGCGCCACATCGCCTCCGGGGAGGGCGTGACCCAGGAAGCCCTGGACCGGGCCGCCCACCTCAGCCACGAGAAGTACTGCTCGGTGGCGGCCAGCCTCAACAGTGAGGTCGTGCTGGAGACGCGGGTGGAGGAGATGACGGCTACGGCCAGTGTGTAG
- a CDS encoding uracil-DNA glycosylase produces the protein MSVAEADARPTALSTLEEQARTCTACRLRPGCSGVVAAGGRPDAPLLIVGEAPGGDEDRLGHPFAGPAGQMLDRILAAVELTREEVHLTSLVQCRPPGDRAPWGDEVEACTRLWLRPRLNLLRPRVVLTLGNAPAQFLLGTRQGITRLRGTWFPFSCGDGAHGALLMPLFHPAYLLRHESRAVGGPRSLTWRDIREVAAVLRGEKEPEGLRPGPPVPVGNQPLLF, from the coding sequence GTGAGCGTGGCCGAAGCGGACGCCCGTCCCACCGCCCTGAGCACCCTGGAAGAGCAGGCCCGGACCTGCACGGCCTGCCGCCTGCGCCCAGGCTGCTCGGGGGTGGTGGCGGCAGGTGGCAGGCCGGACGCGCCCCTCCTGATTGTGGGTGAGGCCCCAGGCGGCGATGAGGACCGCCTGGGCCACCCCTTTGCCGGACCGGCCGGGCAGATGCTGGACCGCATTCTGGCCGCCGTGGAGCTGACCCGCGAGGAGGTCCACCTCACCAGCCTGGTTCAGTGCCGTCCACCGGGAGACCGCGCTCCGTGGGGAGACGAGGTGGAGGCCTGCACGCGGCTGTGGTTGAGGCCACGCCTGAACCTGCTGCGCCCACGCGTCGTCCTGACCCTGGGCAACGCGCCCGCCCAGTTCCTGCTCGGTACGCGGCAGGGCATCACCCGGCTGCGCGGCACCTGGTTTCCCTTTTCTTGTGGAGATGGGGCGCACGGCGCGCTGCTGATGCCCCTGTTTCATCCCGCCTACCTGCTGCGGCACGAATCGCGCGCCGTGGGAGGCCCCCGTAGCCTGACCTGGCGCGATATCCGCGAGGTGGCGGCGGTGCTGCGGGGCGAGAAGGAACCGGAGGGGTTGCGGCCCGGTCCGCCGGTGCCCGTGGGCAACCAGCCGCTGTTGTTCTGA
- the deoC gene encoding deoxyribose-phosphate aldolase: MNLAPYIDHTLLKATATAADIRQLCAEAREHAFAAVCVNPVYVPLAAAELAGSGVKVATVCGFPLGATLPGQKAVEARLSVEAGADEVDMVIHIGAALEGDWDTVEADIRAVRRAIPETVLKVIIETCYLGDEQKRAATAAAVSAGAEFVKTSTGFGTGGATVEDVRLMAEVIAGRAQIKAAGGVRTPADARAMIDAGATRLGTSGGVGLVRGEGNGSGY; encoded by the coding sequence GTGAACCTCGCCCCTTACATCGACCACACCCTCCTCAAGGCCACGGCCACCGCCGCCGACATCCGCCAGCTGTGCGCCGAGGCGCGCGAGCACGCTTTTGCCGCCGTATGCGTGAATCCCGTGTACGTGCCCCTCGCTGCCGCCGAACTCGCGGGGTCCGGCGTGAAGGTCGCCACCGTCTGCGGCTTTCCCCTGGGCGCAACGCTGCCCGGCCAGAAGGCCGTCGAGGCCCGCCTGAGCGTGGAGGCTGGGGCCGACGAGGTGGATATGGTCATCCATATCGGCGCGGCCCTGGAAGGCGACTGGGACACGGTGGAGGCGGACATCCGCGCTGTGCGCCGGGCCATTCCCGAGACCGTACTGAAAGTGATTATCGAGACCTGCTACCTCGGCGACGAGCAAAAACGGGCCGCGACGGCGGCGGCGGTATCGGCGGGCGCGGAGTTCGTCAAGACCAGTACGGGCTTCGGCACGGGTGGCGCAACCGTGGAGGACGTGCGCCTGATGGCGGAAGTGATCGCGGGCCGCGCCCAGATCAAGGCGGCGGGCGGCGTGCGGACCCCAGCGGACGCGCGGGCGATGATTGACGCGGGCGCGACGCGGCTCGGCACCTCAGGCGGCGTGGGCCTCGTGCGTGGGGAGGGGAACGGTTCTGGCTACTGA
- a CDS encoding Maf family nucleotide pyrophosphatase — protein sequence MILASGSPRRRELLGNLGVPFRVLVSGEAEDSPERDPERLAGELAGLKARAVARQHPQTVVIAADTVVATGGELLGKPEDEAENAAFLHRLSGQTHQVYTGVTVIVAGQETGGVERTDVTFRSLTDAEIHHYARTGEGLDKAGGYGIQALGMALVARVDGDYSNVVGFPLGLVIRLLRGAGVTVWGE from the coding sequence GTGATCCTGGCCTCAGGCAGTCCCCGGCGGCGCGAACTGCTGGGGAACCTGGGCGTGCCCTTCCGGGTGCTGGTCAGCGGTGAGGCCGAGGACAGCCCCGAGCGGGATCCCGAGCGGTTGGCGGGCGAACTCGCGGGCCTCAAGGCACGGGCGGTGGCCCGGCAGCACCCGCAAACCGTGGTGATCGCCGCCGATACCGTCGTCGCCACCGGTGGCGAACTGCTGGGCAAGCCGGAGGATGAGGCGGAGAACGCCGCCTTTCTCCACCGCCTCTCGGGCCAGACCCACCAGGTGTACACGGGCGTCACGGTCATCGTGGCCGGGCAGGAGACGGGCGGCGTGGAGCGCACCGACGTGACCTTCCGTTCGCTGACCGACGCTGAGATCCACCACTACGCCCGCACAGGCGAAGGCCTGGACAAGGCCGGGGGCTACGGCATCCAGGCCCTCGGAATGGCCCTTGTCGCGCGGGTGGACGGCGACTATTCGAACGTGGTGGGCTTTCCACTGGGGCTGGTGATCCGGCTGCTTCGGGGCGCAGGCGTGACGGTGTGGGGGGAATAG
- the rpiA gene encoding ribose 5-phosphate isomerase A, with protein MPELEALKKEAALRAVTLVESGMRVGLGTGSTAKYAIEAIGERLASGDVRNVVGVATSDVSEALAREVGIPVEPLDPRPLDIAIDGADEIDPELNLIKGLGGALLREKLTEVQARRLVIIADHTKVVARLGEKAPVPVEIARFGFLSTIERLREVVPGGRLRQPGAQPYVTDNGNYIYDAQLPAQFGPAELERQLKGTLGVVETGFFLGMAEVAFVAAPEGVRELRR; from the coding sequence ATGCCTGAGTTGGAGGCTTTGAAGAAGGAGGCCGCCCTGCGCGCCGTCACCCTGGTGGAGAGTGGAATGCGCGTGGGCCTGGGCACCGGTAGCACCGCGAAATACGCCATTGAGGCCATCGGGGAGCGGCTCGCGTCGGGCGACGTGCGGAACGTGGTGGGCGTGGCGACGAGCGACGTTTCGGAAGCGCTGGCCCGTGAGGTGGGCATTCCGGTGGAGCCGCTGGACCCCCGGCCCCTTGACATCGCCATCGATGGCGCGGACGAGATTGATCCGGAACTGAACCTGATCAAGGGGCTGGGCGGAGCCTTACTGCGCGAGAAATTGACCGAGGTGCAGGCGCGGCGACTGGTGATTATCGCGGACCACACCAAAGTCGTGGCCCGGCTGGGAGAAAAGGCTCCGGTGCCCGTGGAGATCGCCCGCTTCGGCTTTCTGTCCACCATTGAGCGGTTGCGGGAGGTGGTGCCGGGTGGGCGGCTGAGGCAGCCGGGCGCACAGCCCTACGTGACGGACAATGGCAACTACATTTACGACGCGCAGCTTCCGGCGCAGTTCGGTCCTGCGGAGCTGGAGCGGCAGCTGAAGGGAACGTTGGGCGTCGTGGAAACGGGATTTTTCCTGGGGATGGCGGAGGTGGCGTTCGTGGCCGCCCCCGAGGGGGTGCGGGAGCTTCGGAGATAA
- a CDS encoding peroxiredoxin: MTEAAPRLAPGEAFPEFALPDASGHPHRLTDYAGRYVVLYAYPKDDTPGCTKEACDFRDNALLKSLGAVILGVSRDDAESHGQFAEKYSLPFPLLTDSDAAFLKTVGAYGAKNMYGKVTEGVKRATFLIGPDGKLVRSWLAVKVEGHADAVVASIEADRKARGHA, translated from the coding sequence ATGACCGAAGCCGCCCCCCGCCTCGCCCCCGGTGAGGCTTTCCCCGAGTTTGCCCTGCCCGACGCGTCCGGCCACCCGCACCGCCTGACCGACTACGCGGGACGCTACGTCGTGCTGTACGCCTACCCCAAGGACGACACGCCCGGCTGCACCAAAGAAGCCTGCGACTTCCGCGACAACGCGCTCCTGAAGTCGCTCGGAGCCGTTATCCTGGGCGTGAGCCGCGACGATGCCGAGAGCCACGGGCAATTCGCCGAGAAGTACAGCCTGCCCTTTCCACTCCTGACCGATTCTGACGCCGCCTTTCTGAAGACGGTCGGCGCATATGGCGCCAAGAACATGTACGGCAAGGTCACCGAGGGGGTCAAGCGGGCCACCTTCCTGATCGGTCCAGACGGCAAACTCGTCAGAAGTTGGCTGGCGGTGAAGGTGGAGGGCCACGCCGATGCGGTGGTGGCCAGCATCGAGGCGGACCGGAAGGCGCGGGGCCATGCCTGA